A region of Staphylococcus sp. IVB6181 DNA encodes the following proteins:
- a CDS encoding esterase family protein, with product MTELKAGTINKTIFHSDILERDITLSIYLPENYTPLFKYKVVFCFDGLDFFRFGQIHRAYERLRKNEEVERAIIIGFHYETVDKRREEFSPDGSRSPLTVKAMGQEILPYIDKTFPTFKVASGRILLGDSLAGSIALMTALSYPRLFNQVGMFSPMFNEVVDLLANRCQFIDQLNVWHAVGKEEIDFALPTTGERADFLTPNRELKALFEQLQVTHHYEEFDGGHRWKYWKKLMEPLLLYFLAE from the coding sequence GTGACAGAATTAAAAGCAGGTACTATTAATAAAACTATTTTTCACAGTGATATCTTAGAACGTGATATTACGTTATCGATATATTTACCTGAAAATTACACGCCTTTGTTTAAATATAAAGTTGTTTTTTGTTTTGACGGCTTGGATTTCTTTCGTTTCGGACAAATCCACCGTGCCTATGAACGTTTAAGAAAAAATGAAGAAGTCGAACGTGCCATTATTATCGGATTCCATTATGAAACGGTAGATAAACGCAGAGAAGAATTTTCACCTGACGGCAGCCGTTCGCCATTAACAGTGAAGGCAATGGGACAAGAAATTTTGCCTTATATCGATAAAACTTTCCCGACTTTCAAAGTCGCAAGCGGACGTATTTTATTAGGGGACAGCCTAGCGGGTTCGATTGCATTGATGACTGCGTTATCTTATCCGCGCTTGTTTAATCAAGTCGGCATGTTCAGTCCGATGTTCAATGAAGTAGTGGATTTGCTCGCAAACCGCTGCCAATTTATTGATCAATTGAATGTATGGCATGCAGTCGGTAAAGAAGAAATTGATTTTGCGCTGCCGACAACAGGCGAACGTGCAGATTTCTTAACACCGAATAGGGAACTTAAAGCATTATTCGAACAGCTTCAAGTCACACATCATTATGAAGAGTTTGATGGGGGACATCGCTGGAAATACTGGAAAAAATTAATGGAACCTTTATTATTATATTTCTTGGCAGAATAA
- a CDS encoding YjcG family protein: MILGLALIPSKTFREKIDAYRKRYDERYAQIPPHITIKDSFEVEEGDLDKVKEEIKSRIEGIEPLYIHATKASNFAPVNNVIYFKVEKTPELEELNDRFNNGDFHGQPEHSFVPHFTIAQGLTSQEFEDIFGQVKLAGIDYEETISALTLMKYDDEEEKWVEIDTFNFK; this comes from the coding sequence ATGATTTTAGGGTTAGCATTAATTCCATCAAAAACGTTCCGTGAAAAAATTGATGCATATCGTAAACGCTATGACGAACGCTATGCACAAATTCCGCCTCATATCACAATCAAAGATTCATTTGAGGTTGAAGAAGGAGATTTAGATAAAGTAAAAGAAGAAATCAAATCACGTATCGAAGGTATTGAACCACTATACATTCATGCGACAAAAGCTTCTAACTTTGCGCCTGTGAATAATGTGATTTATTTCAAAGTTGAAAAAACACCAGAATTAGAAGAATTGAATGATCGTTTCAACAACGGTGATTTCCATGGCCAACCAGAACATTCATTTGTTCCGCATTTTACAATTGCTCAAGGTTTAACAAGCCAAGAATTCGAAGATATCTTCGGCCAAGTTAAACTGGCAGGTATTGACTATGAAGAAACAATCAGTGCATTAACATTGATGAAATACGACGATGAAGAAGAAAAATGGGTGGAAATCGACACATTCA